The Candidatus Palauibacter polyketidifaciens region GGAGACGTGGAAGCGTCTCGCCCATCGCGCGAGAACGTTCTCGTTGTCCGGCAGGAGTCCCCACAGCCACGGTGCGATGCCGTCGTGCCCGTACTCGGCGCCGGCGAGAGGCATCGACAGGGACAGCGGGTATGCGCCCGGCGCCCGGCGCCACGCTCCATCGTACGAGAACGTGAGCCGCTCGTGCTTCCGGCGCGACAGGGATCCCATGACCTTGCCGTTCGCTACCGCGACAAGGCGTTCGGTCACGACTCTGGACCCTCGTGGGCTCCAACGATCGCCTCAATGTCGGGGACGGCGATGCGGACGCGGGAACCTGGGGGCTCCGGGAACTTCTCGCCGTGGATCGAAAGCGACAGGTTGAGCGTCGCAAGTGTCTGAAACGCCTTGCCCAGTTCGGCTCGCGGCTTGCCGGCTTCGATCGCCACGATCCACTGCCGGCCAACGCCGGCCGCCCGTGCGAGGTCCGCCTGCGTCATTCCTCGCGCACGTCTGGCCCGGCGGATCAGGAGGCCGAGTTCGAGGGGAGTGCGAAACTGCATCGCCTACCGTCCGGTTACGAGTCACTGTCACCGGCTAAAATGTATGCGATCAGCGACAATCATGCGATGTCGTCGAACTAAGACAAATCACGAATGTCTGCGAACGGCGACAACTTCACGTCACAGATTGAGCGGGCGCCTCTCGAGTCTGCGGAGCCCGAGCCAGGCTCATCAGGTGTGCCTGGCGCTCGCGACGAAGCGTCGCAGCCGGCGCACCGCGAGCGAAAGGCCGGTCCACACCATCAGCGCGGCCGCCAACGAGAAGAGTCCCGCCAGCAGCTGACCCGCAAGCCCCCAGTACTCTCCCGTGTGCGCGTACCGCAGGAACTGCTGCGCACGCCGCCCGGGCGTGTCGTCGGCGAATGATTTCCATGCGCGGGCGGTGCCGGAGGCGGCGTCCAGGGTGAGAACGCCGGTCCTGTGAGGCTGGCCCGCTCGGCCCGCCCGCACCTCGACGCGGACCTCACCGTCCGAGGGGCGCGGCACGTTCAGGATCAGCGTCCGCCACTCCGGCGTCCACGCCTCGGCGGTAGCGAGGACGGCCCCCAGGTCGGGGTCCGGCGCGCGAGCGGGGTCCGGCACGCGGGCGGAGTCCTCCGCGGTCGCCGCCTCCTCGACCGCCGCTCCCTCGATTCCCACTCCTTCGGAAGATGATTCGGGCGGCCATGCCCCGGCGGGCACCACGTTCCCCACGATCGGATAGGCCCGGTCTCCCACGGCCGGATACGACGAAGTGACTCCCGTTGCCGCGATCACGACGAGCGGGAGGACGGACCAGATCCCGACCACCTGGTGCCAGTTGAGATCGCGCCGGGCGCCTCTCTCCCCGCGACGGAGAAGGATCGCGTTGGCGAGCGACCGCCGGGTGACGGGCCGCGGGATCCAGAGGATGGGTCCCGTGAGCAGCAGAAAGAGGAAGGCCAGGTTGAACGCCCCCGTCACCGCCCGCGCGCGACGCACCGAGCCTCCCGAGACGTTGAACCAGCGGTGCCAGTTGTGGACGCTCTCGAAGAACCGCTCGAGTCCGCCCGGTCCCGTCGCCAGCACCCGCCCCGTGTACGGATCGACGCGGGCGTACCGGCCCTGCCCCTCGTGCACGCGCACGGGCGCGCCCGGGTCCGACCGATAGCTCAGCGACGTCGCCGCAAACCCCGCCGCCCCCGCGATCTCCTCCGGCGACAGTCGTACCGCACCCTCCGGCGCGGCCACGGCGTACCGTCGCTCCGCGAGTCCCGTCACCGTTTCCTCCAGCGACAGGACCACGCCCGTCGCCGCCAGCATCAGGATCACGACCCCTGCGGCCGCGGCCACCGCGAGGTGCAGCCAGAAGATGACTGCCCGGATCATCGCATCGACGCCACGGGGCCGACGTCAGCCCGCGCCCCGCCAGGACCCGCGGCTATCCCTCCGGGTTCAGCGTCACGTAGCGCTCGAACCGCGCGACCT contains the following coding sequences:
- a CDS encoding PepSY-associated TM helix domain-containing protein, coding for MIRAVIFWLHLAVAAAAGVVILMLAATGVVLSLEETVTGLAERRYAVAAPEGAVRLSPEEIAGAAGFAATSLSYRSDPGAPVRVHEGQGRYARVDPYTGRVLATGPGGLERFFESVHNWHRWFNVSGGSVRRARAVTGAFNLAFLFLLLTGPILWIPRPVTRRSLANAILLRRGERGARRDLNWHQVVGIWSVLPLVVIAATGVTSSYPAVGDRAYPIVGNVVPAGAWPPESSSEGVGIEGAAVEEAATAEDSARVPDPARAPDPDLGAVLATAEAWTPEWRTLILNVPRPSDGEVRVEVRAGRAGQPHRTGVLTLDAASGTARAWKSFADDTPGRRAQQFLRYAHTGEYWGLAGQLLAGLFSLAAALMVWTGLSLAVRRLRRFVASARHT
- a CDS encoding type II toxin-antitoxin system Y4mF family antitoxin, which gives rise to MQFRTPLELGLLIRRARRARGMTQADLARAAGVGRQWIVAIEAGKPRAELGKAFQTLATLNLSLSIHGEKFPEPPGSRVRIAVPDIEAIVGAHEGPES